Proteins from a genomic interval of Crassostrea angulata isolate pt1a10 chromosome 7, ASM2561291v2, whole genome shotgun sequence:
- the LOC128155343 gene encoding protocadherin-9-like isoform X2, with protein MKSASIQRMCFFGTVLLLACGDFVFGQDVVFHLLEGDQLGREVGNVADEAGLNNIAGEQDFAHLRYSFLTTQTPHYNYFSINNQTSVLTTNQAIDRETLCEFTNVCFIKLNIAVQSMKSSFFQKVSVSVYIDDVNDNHPVFDKPVIDLQISESVLVGTSITIDGARDADTSDRYSLQSYEVMPNDTPFEINFQKKLDGTSIVRMIVKEALNREQRDNYHFSVVARDGGSPPLSGTLKVNITISDVNDNSPKFSQSVYYIEVKESVNVSSVILTLRATDLDDGKNGKVFYRLSPHQSETVLTSFAIDNSTGDLSVIKPLKYVKGEQHVIIVEASDFGDQPLTSQALVNVTVLDVGNNPPSINLNLLSSDSLAKVSEFASRGTVVAHIAVDDPDTGKNGEIMCTIDNPAFVLQRLENKEFKVTVDRALDRELYQQIHVTVFCKDSGMPPLNTSDSFYVEIEDENDNAPIFDLSVYTAGIMENNNVGDVIVHVQANDADDKNNADLLYSLSESNNGMFYIDEKSGIIRTQARLDRENVSSYSVIVIARDQGDPALSGSATVIISVLDKNDNEPMFNQSRYTFTVNENAPAGSQVGILYATDQDEGENAVITFTGPDSVPFTIFPGGYIKTDRVLDREVQNRYEFIARARDKDHEATAVVTIHLNDKNDNRPKVTSPSQLNNTVYVDKHTEVNTMVTIIRAYDLDSGINSQLIYEIVGRNDSGHFDLHPDKGQVFLKRSLENNIGTSFRLDILVSDMGHPVLSTPATLNIRVLTSNTAALVEPKSSNILIVAILVSVTVVISLAIIVIIVFIRRSDRQRRNQGQVNENFYKGVVENTATVFAAPSEESISEKKKKKGVSFSLENGVDKVSEVTTQGQEFMYDNDMERKVDDSHSLGSASDSGRGGSDDELNSSRTHNNSGDIHSTKKDWYLHHQRSYDAPMQTFLPPTNPPSYHLLPHPGGSQNGRQNYQYSDSMDPGPSDASLRTFHGRTMSYDTNSSSEGLNQNGGPSDCVV; from the exons ATGAAGTCTGCTAGCATTCAGAGGATGTGTTTTTTCGGGACAGTGCTTCTTCTCGCCTGTGGTGATTTCGTTTTTGGACAAGATGTGGTGTTTCATCTCCTGGAGGGGGACCAGCTAGGGAGGGAAGTCGGAAATGTGGCAGATGAAGCAGGCCTCAACAACATTGCAGGGGAACAGGACTTTGCTCACCTACGATACAGTTTCCTCACAACACAGACCCCTCATTATAATTATTTCAGCATTAATAACCAAACCAGTGTTTTAACAACCAATCAAGCCATCGATCGTGAAACACTGTGTGAATTCACCAATGTATGcttcataaaattaaacattgctGTCCAGTCTATGAAGAGTAGCTTCTTCCAGAAGGTGTCCGTTTCTGTCTATATCGATGATGTCAATGATAACCACCCTGTCTTTGATAAACCAGTCATTGATCTACAGATTTCAGAATCCGTTCTTGTAGGAACTTCAATCACGATTGACGGAGCTCGAGATGCGGACACCAGCGATAGATACTCACTTCAGAGTTACGAAGTCATGCCCAATGACACACCATTCGAAATTAACTTTCAGAAGAAATTAGATGGCACATCAATCGTCAGGATGATTGTGAAAGAAGCATTAAATCGAGAACAAAGGGACAATTACCATTTCAGTGTGGTTGCCAGAGACGGGGGATCACCCCCTCTAAGTGGTACTCTCAAAGTCAATATCACCATCTCCGATGTCAATGATAATTCGCCCAAATTCTCTCAGTCTGTCTATTACATTGAAGTCAAAGAAAGTGTCAATGTGTCGTCCGTAATTCTCACTCTGAGGGCCACTGACCTGGATGATGGGAAAAATGGAAAGGTATTTTATCGCCTGAGTCCTCATCAGTCGGAGACTGTACTGACATCGTTTGCTATTGACAATTCTACTGGTGACTTGTCAGTGATAAAACCACTGAAGTATGTGAAGGGGGAACAACACGTGATTATCGTGGAGGCTAGTGATTTCGGGGACCAACCTCTTACGTCACAGGCTCTTGTTAACGTGACTGTCTTGGACGTCGGAAATAATCCACCAAGCATCAACCTTAATCTCCTCTCCTCCGATTCTCTCGCCAAAGTTTCCGAGTTTGCCAGTAGGGGGACTGTGGTGGCCCATATTGCTGTCGATGATCCGGATACGGGGAAAAATGGAGAGATCATGTGTACCATTGACAATCCCGCCTTCGTACTGCAGAGGCTcgaaaacaaagaattcaagGTGACCGTGGACAGAGCATTGGACCGAGAGCTTTACCAGCAAATCCATGTGACCGTCTTCTGTAAGGACAGTGGCATGCCACCTCTGAACACCTCTGATAGCTTCTATGTAGAAATCGAGGATGAAAATGACAATGCTCCGATATTCGACTTATCAGTTTACACTGCAGGGATCATGGAAAACAACAATGTCGGAGATGTCATCGTTCATGTTCAAGCCAATGATGCTGATGACAAAAATAATGCAGATCTTCTTTATTCTCTCAGTGAAAGTAATAATGGCATGTTCTACATTGACGAGAAGAGTGGCATTATTCGTACACAGGCAAGACTGGACAGGGAGAATGTATCCTCTTACTCCGTCATAGTGATTGCACGGGACCAAGGGGATCCAGCTTTGTCGGGATCAGCTACAGTAATTATCTCGGTTCTCGACAAAAATGACAATGAACCCATGTTCAATCAGTCACGTTATACTTTTACAGTCAACGAAAATGCTCCTGCCGGGTCACAAGTTGGAATCCTATATGCAACAGACCAGGATGAAGGTGAAAATGCAGTGATCACATTCACTGGTCCAGATTCCGTTCCATTTACAATATTTCCAGGCGGCTACATTAAGACGGACCGCGTGCTGGACAGAGAAGTTCAGAATCGTTACGAGTTCATCGCTAGAGCCAGAGACAAAGACCATGAAGCCACAGCAGTCGTAACAATCCATCTCAACGATAAAAACGACAACAGACCGAAAGTTACCTCCCCTAGTCAACTCAACAACACAGTGTATGTGGACAAACATACAGAGGTCAACACCATGGTTACCATTATCAGAGCCTACGATTTGGACTCCGGCATCAATTCTCAACTCATTTATGAAATTGTTGGAAGGAATGACTCTGGACATTTTGACTTGCATCCAGATAAGGGACAAGTATTTCTAAAGCGCAGTCTAGAGAACAATATTGGAACTTCCTTTAGGCTGGATATTCTGGTGTCTGATATGGGACACCCAGTGCTATCTACCCCAGCCACCCTCAACATTAGGGTCCTCACCTCCAACACTGCTGCTTTGGTGGAACCCAAGTCCAGCAACATCCTCATTGTTGCCATCCTTGTGTCTGTGACAGTTGTTATTTCATTGGCCATCATTGTCATCATAGTCTTTATCAGGAGAAGTGATAGGCAAAGGAGAAACCAAGGACAAGTCAATGAGAACTTTTATAAGGGTGTTGTAGAGAACACAGCTACTGTGTTTGCAGCCCCTAGTGAAGAGTCCATCtctgagaagaagaaaaagaaagggGTCAGCTTCTCTCTGGAAAATGGTGTGGACAAGGTGTCAGAGGTCACGACCCAAGGTCAAGAGTTTATGTACGACAATGACATGGAG AGGAAAGTGGATGACAGTCACAGTTTAGGATCGGCCAGTGACAGCGGGCGGGGGGGATCGGACGACGAACTCAACTCATCACGGACCCACAATAACTCAG GTGACATTCATTCCACGAAAAAAGACTGGTACCTTCACCACCAGAGATCCTACGACGCCCCGATGCAGACATTCCTTCCCCCCACTAACCCACCCTCCTATCACCTCCTGCCCCACCCAGGGGGAAGTCAAAATGGCCGCCAAAACTACCAGTACTCAGATTCCATGGATCCGGGTCCATCGGATGCTTCATTGAGGACATTTCATGGGAGAActatgtcatatgatacaaactCTTCCTCTGAGGGACTAAATCAGAATGGTGGTCCTTCTGATTGTGTTGTATGA
- the LOC128155343 gene encoding protocadherin-9-like isoform X3, producing the protein MKSASIQRMCFFGTVLLLACGDFVFGQDVVFHLLEGDQLGREVGNVADEAGLNNIAGEQDFAHLRYSFLTTQTPHYNYFSINNQTSVLTTNQAIDRETLCEFTNVCFIKLNIAVQSMKSSFFQKVSVSVYIDDVNDNHPVFDKPVIDLQISESVLVGTSITIDGARDADTSDRYSLQSYEVMPNDTPFEINFQKKLDGTSIVRMIVKEALNREQRDNYHFSVVARDGGSPPLSGTLKVNITISDVNDNSPKFSQSVYYIEVKESVNVSSVILTLRATDLDDGKNGKVFYRLSPHQSETVLTSFAIDNSTGDLSVIKPLKYVKGEQHVIIVEASDFGDQPLTSQALVNVTVLDVGNNPPSINLNLLSSDSLAKVSEFASRGTVVAHIAVDDPDTGKNGEIMCTIDNPAFVLQRLENKEFKVTVDRALDRELYQQIHVTVFCKDSGMPPLNTSDSFYVEIEDENDNAPIFDLSVYTAGIMENNNVGDVIVHVQANDADDKNNADLLYSLSESNNGMFYIDEKSGIIRTQARLDRENVSSYSVIVIARDQGDPALSGSATVIISVLDKNDNEPMFNQSRYTFTVNENAPAGSQVGILYATDQDEGENAVITFTGPDSVPFTIFPGGYIKTDRVLDREVQNRYEFIARARDKDHEATAVVTIHLNDKNDNRPKVTSPSQLNNTVYVDKHTEVNTMVTIIRAYDLDSGINSQLIYEIVGRNDSGHFDLHPDKGQVFLKRSLENNIGTSFRLDILVSDMGHPVLSTPATLNIRVLTSNTAALVEPKSSNILIVAILVSVTVVISLAIIVIIVFIRRSDRQRRNQGQVNENFYKGVVENTATVFAAPSEESISEKKKKKGVSFSLENGVDKVSEVTTQGQEFMYDNDMELL; encoded by the exons ATGAAGTCTGCTAGCATTCAGAGGATGTGTTTTTTCGGGACAGTGCTTCTTCTCGCCTGTGGTGATTTCGTTTTTGGACAAGATGTGGTGTTTCATCTCCTGGAGGGGGACCAGCTAGGGAGGGAAGTCGGAAATGTGGCAGATGAAGCAGGCCTCAACAACATTGCAGGGGAACAGGACTTTGCTCACCTACGATACAGTTTCCTCACAACACAGACCCCTCATTATAATTATTTCAGCATTAATAACCAAACCAGTGTTTTAACAACCAATCAAGCCATCGATCGTGAAACACTGTGTGAATTCACCAATGTATGcttcataaaattaaacattgctGTCCAGTCTATGAAGAGTAGCTTCTTCCAGAAGGTGTCCGTTTCTGTCTATATCGATGATGTCAATGATAACCACCCTGTCTTTGATAAACCAGTCATTGATCTACAGATTTCAGAATCCGTTCTTGTAGGAACTTCAATCACGATTGACGGAGCTCGAGATGCGGACACCAGCGATAGATACTCACTTCAGAGTTACGAAGTCATGCCCAATGACACACCATTCGAAATTAACTTTCAGAAGAAATTAGATGGCACATCAATCGTCAGGATGATTGTGAAAGAAGCATTAAATCGAGAACAAAGGGACAATTACCATTTCAGTGTGGTTGCCAGAGACGGGGGATCACCCCCTCTAAGTGGTACTCTCAAAGTCAATATCACCATCTCCGATGTCAATGATAATTCGCCCAAATTCTCTCAGTCTGTCTATTACATTGAAGTCAAAGAAAGTGTCAATGTGTCGTCCGTAATTCTCACTCTGAGGGCCACTGACCTGGATGATGGGAAAAATGGAAAGGTATTTTATCGCCTGAGTCCTCATCAGTCGGAGACTGTACTGACATCGTTTGCTATTGACAATTCTACTGGTGACTTGTCAGTGATAAAACCACTGAAGTATGTGAAGGGGGAACAACACGTGATTATCGTGGAGGCTAGTGATTTCGGGGACCAACCTCTTACGTCACAGGCTCTTGTTAACGTGACTGTCTTGGACGTCGGAAATAATCCACCAAGCATCAACCTTAATCTCCTCTCCTCCGATTCTCTCGCCAAAGTTTCCGAGTTTGCCAGTAGGGGGACTGTGGTGGCCCATATTGCTGTCGATGATCCGGATACGGGGAAAAATGGAGAGATCATGTGTACCATTGACAATCCCGCCTTCGTACTGCAGAGGCTcgaaaacaaagaattcaagGTGACCGTGGACAGAGCATTGGACCGAGAGCTTTACCAGCAAATCCATGTGACCGTCTTCTGTAAGGACAGTGGCATGCCACCTCTGAACACCTCTGATAGCTTCTATGTAGAAATCGAGGATGAAAATGACAATGCTCCGATATTCGACTTATCAGTTTACACTGCAGGGATCATGGAAAACAACAATGTCGGAGATGTCATCGTTCATGTTCAAGCCAATGATGCTGATGACAAAAATAATGCAGATCTTCTTTATTCTCTCAGTGAAAGTAATAATGGCATGTTCTACATTGACGAGAAGAGTGGCATTATTCGTACACAGGCAAGACTGGACAGGGAGAATGTATCCTCTTACTCCGTCATAGTGATTGCACGGGACCAAGGGGATCCAGCTTTGTCGGGATCAGCTACAGTAATTATCTCGGTTCTCGACAAAAATGACAATGAACCCATGTTCAATCAGTCACGTTATACTTTTACAGTCAACGAAAATGCTCCTGCCGGGTCACAAGTTGGAATCCTATATGCAACAGACCAGGATGAAGGTGAAAATGCAGTGATCACATTCACTGGTCCAGATTCCGTTCCATTTACAATATTTCCAGGCGGCTACATTAAGACGGACCGCGTGCTGGACAGAGAAGTTCAGAATCGTTACGAGTTCATCGCTAGAGCCAGAGACAAAGACCATGAAGCCACAGCAGTCGTAACAATCCATCTCAACGATAAAAACGACAACAGACCGAAAGTTACCTCCCCTAGTCAACTCAACAACACAGTGTATGTGGACAAACATACAGAGGTCAACACCATGGTTACCATTATCAGAGCCTACGATTTGGACTCCGGCATCAATTCTCAACTCATTTATGAAATTGTTGGAAGGAATGACTCTGGACATTTTGACTTGCATCCAGATAAGGGACAAGTATTTCTAAAGCGCAGTCTAGAGAACAATATTGGAACTTCCTTTAGGCTGGATATTCTGGTGTCTGATATGGGACACCCAGTGCTATCTACCCCAGCCACCCTCAACATTAGGGTCCTCACCTCCAACACTGCTGCTTTGGTGGAACCCAAGTCCAGCAACATCCTCATTGTTGCCATCCTTGTGTCTGTGACAGTTGTTATTTCATTGGCCATCATTGTCATCATAGTCTTTATCAGGAGAAGTGATAGGCAAAGGAGAAACCAAGGACAAGTCAATGAGAACTTTTATAAGGGTGTTGTAGAGAACACAGCTACTGTGTTTGCAGCCCCTAGTGAAGAGTCCATCtctgagaagaagaaaaagaaagggGTCAGCTTCTCTCTGGAAAATGGTGTGGACAAGGTGTCAGAGGTCACGACCCAAGGTCAAGAGTTTATGTACGACAATGACATGGAG CTTCTGTAG
- the LOC128155343 gene encoding protocadherin-9-like isoform X1, which produces MKSASIQRMCFFGTVLLLACGDFVFGQDVVFHLLEGDQLGREVGNVADEAGLNNIAGEQDFAHLRYSFLTTQTPHYNYFSINNQTSVLTTNQAIDRETLCEFTNVCFIKLNIAVQSMKSSFFQKVSVSVYIDDVNDNHPVFDKPVIDLQISESVLVGTSITIDGARDADTSDRYSLQSYEVMPNDTPFEINFQKKLDGTSIVRMIVKEALNREQRDNYHFSVVARDGGSPPLSGTLKVNITISDVNDNSPKFSQSVYYIEVKESVNVSSVILTLRATDLDDGKNGKVFYRLSPHQSETVLTSFAIDNSTGDLSVIKPLKYVKGEQHVIIVEASDFGDQPLTSQALVNVTVLDVGNNPPSINLNLLSSDSLAKVSEFASRGTVVAHIAVDDPDTGKNGEIMCTIDNPAFVLQRLENKEFKVTVDRALDRELYQQIHVTVFCKDSGMPPLNTSDSFYVEIEDENDNAPIFDLSVYTAGIMENNNVGDVIVHVQANDADDKNNADLLYSLSESNNGMFYIDEKSGIIRTQARLDRENVSSYSVIVIARDQGDPALSGSATVIISVLDKNDNEPMFNQSRYTFTVNENAPAGSQVGILYATDQDEGENAVITFTGPDSVPFTIFPGGYIKTDRVLDREVQNRYEFIARARDKDHEATAVVTIHLNDKNDNRPKVTSPSQLNNTVYVDKHTEVNTMVTIIRAYDLDSGINSQLIYEIVGRNDSGHFDLHPDKGQVFLKRSLENNIGTSFRLDILVSDMGHPVLSTPATLNIRVLTSNTAALVEPKSSNILIVAILVSVTVVISLAIIVIIVFIRRSDRQRRNQGQVNENFYKGVVENTATVFAAPSEESISEKKKKKGVSFSLENGVDKVSEVTTQGQEFMYDNDMEIVEEEIVIEFPPMVPKQPTDNLPDLTRSCSPYNKNESKEVCKSSTPLPSRANTPSLSPELSPKSILRNKNTTPLTGNEPSSPTRPPSLMFISPSSPKQTYSPPYSPKTMHVSQETMTSQSNHTPSSVPLFFTKPPVPPRTFPGIRRFRPVMMTNGSLLLHSSRPVSPFEISV; this is translated from the exons ATGAAGTCTGCTAGCATTCAGAGGATGTGTTTTTTCGGGACAGTGCTTCTTCTCGCCTGTGGTGATTTCGTTTTTGGACAAGATGTGGTGTTTCATCTCCTGGAGGGGGACCAGCTAGGGAGGGAAGTCGGAAATGTGGCAGATGAAGCAGGCCTCAACAACATTGCAGGGGAACAGGACTTTGCTCACCTACGATACAGTTTCCTCACAACACAGACCCCTCATTATAATTATTTCAGCATTAATAACCAAACCAGTGTTTTAACAACCAATCAAGCCATCGATCGTGAAACACTGTGTGAATTCACCAATGTATGcttcataaaattaaacattgctGTCCAGTCTATGAAGAGTAGCTTCTTCCAGAAGGTGTCCGTTTCTGTCTATATCGATGATGTCAATGATAACCACCCTGTCTTTGATAAACCAGTCATTGATCTACAGATTTCAGAATCCGTTCTTGTAGGAACTTCAATCACGATTGACGGAGCTCGAGATGCGGACACCAGCGATAGATACTCACTTCAGAGTTACGAAGTCATGCCCAATGACACACCATTCGAAATTAACTTTCAGAAGAAATTAGATGGCACATCAATCGTCAGGATGATTGTGAAAGAAGCATTAAATCGAGAACAAAGGGACAATTACCATTTCAGTGTGGTTGCCAGAGACGGGGGATCACCCCCTCTAAGTGGTACTCTCAAAGTCAATATCACCATCTCCGATGTCAATGATAATTCGCCCAAATTCTCTCAGTCTGTCTATTACATTGAAGTCAAAGAAAGTGTCAATGTGTCGTCCGTAATTCTCACTCTGAGGGCCACTGACCTGGATGATGGGAAAAATGGAAAGGTATTTTATCGCCTGAGTCCTCATCAGTCGGAGACTGTACTGACATCGTTTGCTATTGACAATTCTACTGGTGACTTGTCAGTGATAAAACCACTGAAGTATGTGAAGGGGGAACAACACGTGATTATCGTGGAGGCTAGTGATTTCGGGGACCAACCTCTTACGTCACAGGCTCTTGTTAACGTGACTGTCTTGGACGTCGGAAATAATCCACCAAGCATCAACCTTAATCTCCTCTCCTCCGATTCTCTCGCCAAAGTTTCCGAGTTTGCCAGTAGGGGGACTGTGGTGGCCCATATTGCTGTCGATGATCCGGATACGGGGAAAAATGGAGAGATCATGTGTACCATTGACAATCCCGCCTTCGTACTGCAGAGGCTcgaaaacaaagaattcaagGTGACCGTGGACAGAGCATTGGACCGAGAGCTTTACCAGCAAATCCATGTGACCGTCTTCTGTAAGGACAGTGGCATGCCACCTCTGAACACCTCTGATAGCTTCTATGTAGAAATCGAGGATGAAAATGACAATGCTCCGATATTCGACTTATCAGTTTACACTGCAGGGATCATGGAAAACAACAATGTCGGAGATGTCATCGTTCATGTTCAAGCCAATGATGCTGATGACAAAAATAATGCAGATCTTCTTTATTCTCTCAGTGAAAGTAATAATGGCATGTTCTACATTGACGAGAAGAGTGGCATTATTCGTACACAGGCAAGACTGGACAGGGAGAATGTATCCTCTTACTCCGTCATAGTGATTGCACGGGACCAAGGGGATCCAGCTTTGTCGGGATCAGCTACAGTAATTATCTCGGTTCTCGACAAAAATGACAATGAACCCATGTTCAATCAGTCACGTTATACTTTTACAGTCAACGAAAATGCTCCTGCCGGGTCACAAGTTGGAATCCTATATGCAACAGACCAGGATGAAGGTGAAAATGCAGTGATCACATTCACTGGTCCAGATTCCGTTCCATTTACAATATTTCCAGGCGGCTACATTAAGACGGACCGCGTGCTGGACAGAGAAGTTCAGAATCGTTACGAGTTCATCGCTAGAGCCAGAGACAAAGACCATGAAGCCACAGCAGTCGTAACAATCCATCTCAACGATAAAAACGACAACAGACCGAAAGTTACCTCCCCTAGTCAACTCAACAACACAGTGTATGTGGACAAACATACAGAGGTCAACACCATGGTTACCATTATCAGAGCCTACGATTTGGACTCCGGCATCAATTCTCAACTCATTTATGAAATTGTTGGAAGGAATGACTCTGGACATTTTGACTTGCATCCAGATAAGGGACAAGTATTTCTAAAGCGCAGTCTAGAGAACAATATTGGAACTTCCTTTAGGCTGGATATTCTGGTGTCTGATATGGGACACCCAGTGCTATCTACCCCAGCCACCCTCAACATTAGGGTCCTCACCTCCAACACTGCTGCTTTGGTGGAACCCAAGTCCAGCAACATCCTCATTGTTGCCATCCTTGTGTCTGTGACAGTTGTTATTTCATTGGCCATCATTGTCATCATAGTCTTTATCAGGAGAAGTGATAGGCAAAGGAGAAACCAAGGACAAGTCAATGAGAACTTTTATAAGGGTGTTGTAGAGAACACAGCTACTGTGTTTGCAGCCCCTAGTGAAGAGTCCATCtctgagaagaagaaaaagaaagggGTCAGCTTCTCTCTGGAAAATGGTGTGGACAAGGTGTCAGAGGTCACGACCCAAGGTCAAGAGTTTATGTACGACAATGACATGGAG ATTGTGGAGGAAGAAATTGTTATTGAATTTCCTCCAATGGTACCCAAACAACCTACAGACAACCTTCCGGATTTGACCAGGAGTTGCTCCCcttataataaaaatgaaagtaagGAAGTTTGCAAGTCTTCGACTCCCCTTCCATCGAGAGCCAACACACCATCTCTTAGTCCTGAACTCTCACCtaaaagcatcctcagaaacAAGAATACAACTCCATTAACTGGTAATGAACCATCTTCTCCAACACGGCCACCATCTTTAATGTTCATATCACCATCCTCACCAAAGCAGACCTACTCTCCACCGTATTCACCAAAGACAATGCATGTCTCACAGGAAACGATGACATCACAGTCCAACCACACACCTAGCTCTGTACCCTTGTTCTTCACAAAGCCTCCTGTCCCGCCCCGGACTTTCCCGGGGATCCGGAGGTTCCGTCCAGTGATGATGACCAATGGCAGCCTTCTCCTCCATTCCTCAAGGCCAGTCTCACCATTTGAGATTTCTGTTTAG